In a genomic window of Micromonospora cremea:
- a CDS encoding class I SAM-dependent methyltransferase: MSLTDRDQGAASVPATPPAGGRRTGPTVADVVRAVTAGPLPVRITGYDGSALGPSDAGITLSIRTERGLSYLLTAPGDLGMARAYVSGDLALQGVHPGDPYEALQVLKDELRLRPPSLAEGLTLVRGLGWERLLPPPAPPQEAQPRWKRVMNGLRHSRVRDSTAISHHYDVSNAFYEKVLGPSMTYTCAVFRSPEDTLEQAQASKYDLVAGKLALKPGMRLLDVGCGWGGMVRHAAREYGVKALGVTLSKAQAQWAQAAIEREGLTELAEVRHLDYRDAPAEQFDAISSIGLTEHIGVRNYPAYFAALRDRLRPAGRLLNHCITRADNRAPHRSGAFIDRYVFPDGELAGPGRLISEVHDSGLEVHHEENLRQHYALTLAAWCRNLVEHWDFCVSEVGAGTARVWGLYMAGSRMAFERNGIQLHQVLATRNEPEGRNSYPLRPDWLP, translated from the coding sequence ATGAGCCTGACCGACCGAGATCAGGGGGCGGCGAGCGTCCCCGCCACCCCGCCGGCGGGGGGCCGGCGAACGGGTCCAACCGTGGCGGACGTCGTCCGCGCGGTCACCGCTGGGCCGCTGCCGGTGCGGATCACCGGGTACGACGGCAGCGCCCTCGGCCCGTCCGACGCCGGCATTACCCTGTCGATCCGCACCGAGCGGGGGCTGTCGTACCTGCTCACCGCCCCCGGCGACCTGGGCATGGCCCGGGCCTACGTCAGTGGTGACCTGGCGTTGCAGGGGGTGCACCCGGGTGACCCGTACGAGGCGCTGCAGGTGCTCAAGGACGAGCTGCGGCTGCGCCCACCGTCGCTGGCCGAGGGGCTGACGCTGGTCCGCGGGCTGGGCTGGGAGCGGCTGCTGCCGCCGCCGGCCCCGCCGCAGGAGGCGCAGCCGCGCTGGAAGCGGGTGATGAACGGGCTGCGGCACTCGCGGGTCCGGGACAGCACGGCCATCTCGCACCACTACGACGTCTCCAACGCCTTCTACGAGAAGGTGCTCGGCCCGTCGATGACGTACACCTGCGCGGTGTTCCGGTCTCCAGAGGACACGCTGGAGCAGGCTCAGGCGTCGAAGTACGACCTGGTCGCCGGCAAGCTGGCGCTCAAGCCGGGGATGCGGCTGCTCGACGTGGGCTGCGGCTGGGGCGGCATGGTCCGGCACGCCGCGCGCGAGTACGGCGTCAAGGCGCTCGGGGTGACCCTGTCGAAGGCGCAGGCGCAGTGGGCGCAGGCGGCGATCGAACGGGAGGGGCTGACCGAGCTGGCCGAGGTGCGGCACCTGGACTACCGGGACGCGCCGGCGGAGCAGTTCGACGCCATCTCCTCCATCGGGTTGACCGAGCACATCGGGGTGCGCAACTACCCGGCCTACTTCGCGGCGCTGCGGGACCGGCTCCGGCCGGCCGGGCGGTTGCTCAATCACTGCATCACGCGGGCGGACAATCGCGCGCCGCACCGCTCCGGCGCGTTCATCGACCGGTACGTCTTTCCCGACGGGGAGCTGGCCGGCCCGGGTCGGCTGATCAGCGAGGTGCACGACTCCGGGCTGGAGGTGCACCACGAGGAGAACCTGCGGCAGCACTACGCGCTGACGCTGGCCGCCTGGTGCCGCAACCTGGTCGAGCACTGGGACTTCTGCGTCTCGGAGGTGGGCGCGGGCACCGCCCGGGTGTGGGGGCTGTACATGGCCGGGTCGCGGATGGCGTTCGAGCGCAACGGCATCCAGTTGCACCAGGTGCTGGCCACCCGCAACGAGCCGGAGGGCAGGAACAGCTACCCGCTGCGCCCCGACTGGCTGCCCTGA
- a CDS encoding winged helix-turn-helix domain-containing protein yields MRDVLYLEQIEQAEVLLKPQRVEVLRQLAEPRTCTEVAARLDQTPQRVYYHVKQLVAAGLVELVNERKVRGITEGIYQAAARSYWLSPRLVGRIGLRRARDELSLGYLLDLMEEVQADIAALDRAAPELPSIGVSGEIRVPAEQRQQFLHDLQTALQDLFTRYGGSEGDAFKLAVACYPKGNDHE; encoded by the coding sequence ATGAGAGACGTCCTGTACCTGGAACAGATCGAGCAGGCCGAGGTCCTGCTCAAGCCGCAGCGCGTCGAGGTGCTGCGGCAACTGGCCGAGCCGCGCACCTGCACCGAGGTCGCGGCCCGACTCGACCAGACGCCACAGCGCGTCTACTACCACGTCAAGCAGCTCGTCGCGGCCGGCCTGGTCGAGCTGGTCAACGAGCGCAAGGTCCGCGGCATCACCGAGGGCATCTACCAGGCCGCCGCCCGCTCCTACTGGCTCTCGCCCCGCCTGGTTGGCCGGATCGGGCTGCGGCGGGCCCGCGACGAGCTGAGCCTGGGCTACCTGCTGGACCTGATGGAAGAGGTCCAGGCCGACATCGCCGCCCTGGACCGGGCGGCGCCCGAGCTGCCCTCGATCGGGGTCTCCGGCGAGATCCGGGTGCCGGCGGAGCAACGCCAACAGTTCCTGCATGACCTGCAAACCGCACTTCAAGACCTGTTCACCCGCTACGGCGGCAGCGAAGGAGATGCCTTCAAACTCGCCGTGGCCTGCTATCCGAAAGGGAACGACCATGAGTGA